The following coding sequences lie in one Rhodohalobacter barkolensis genomic window:
- the fabD gene encoding ACP S-malonyltransferase produces the protein MKAILFPGQGSQKVGMAKDHYDSNAAFKKRIDQADEILGYDLSKIMFEGPKEKLTQTKFTQPAIFTHSVALYEQQDIKPDMVAGHSLGEFSALVAAGVLSFETALKLVSLRGKLMQEAGNHHPGTMAAIIGMDDDAVDQICEDASEKVGKPVVTANYNSPGQLVISGDVDAVKKAVEIAKDQGCRMAMLLPVSGAFHSPLMEPAYKSFKNRVEEIDFSTANIPLNSNYTAEGTTDPDVLRENVIMQLTNPVQWTKTLINMQDAGATDFIEIGPGKVLQGLVKRTLKSVTIEGYE, from the coding sequence ATGAAAGCGATACTTTTTCCGGGACAAGGATCACAAAAGGTAGGAATGGCTAAGGATCATTACGATTCGAATGCTGCATTCAAAAAGAGAATAGATCAGGCTGATGAAATTCTGGGTTATGATCTGTCCAAGATTATGTTTGAGGGCCCTAAAGAAAAATTAACTCAAACAAAATTCACACAACCCGCAATATTTACTCATTCCGTGGCACTTTATGAGCAACAGGATATCAAACCGGATATGGTTGCAGGCCACAGTTTAGGAGAGTTTAGTGCATTGGTGGCAGCAGGAGTATTATCATTCGAAACAGCTCTGAAACTTGTTTCACTGCGTGGTAAACTCATGCAGGAAGCAGGAAATCATCATCCGGGAACAATGGCCGCAATTATTGGGATGGATGATGATGCAGTGGATCAGATTTGTGAAGACGCTTCCGAGAAAGTGGGTAAGCCGGTTGTGACTGCTAACTACAACTCTCCGGGGCAACTGGTCATCTCAGGTGATGTAGATGCTGTAAAAAAAGCGGTAGAAATCGCAAAAGATCAGGGGTGCCGGATGGCTATGCTGTTACCGGTCAGTGGCGCGTTCCACTCTCCATTGATGGAACCGGCATATAAATCTTTTAAAAACAGGGTTGAAGAGATCGATTTTTCTACGGCCAATATTCCGCTTAATAGTAATTATACTGCAGAAGGAACGACTGATCCGGATGTTTTGAGGGAAAATGTGATCATGCAGCTTACGAATCCTGTTCAATGGACAAAGACCTTGATAAATATGCAGGATGCCGGAGCAACTGATTTTATTGAAATTGGTCCCGGAAAAGTATTACAAGGATTGGTGAAACGAACGTTGAAAAGTGTAACAATAGAAGGCTACGAATAA
- a CDS encoding glucose-6-phosphate isomerase codes for MIKIKLDNAVDFVEESELESALQQAEKAFKQVVDGTGPGNDWLGWRRILAEPNDAEIDQIQQHATKIREDADIFIVCGIGGSFTGAKAIIEALNMPFNEQGPEILFAGHHMSGRYLEQLLKYIQAPKENGDPKSVYLNVISKSGSTLETALAFRTIRKWMHEAYGDEAKSRIVATTGQTGGVLNKIIAEEGYKKYIIPEDIGGRYSVLTPVGLLPVAVAGIDVQTLYYGAVAEFELQEKNPETVLKYSALRYTLHKKGVALDVIGSFEPELMGFAAWTQQLLGESEGKKGKGLFPAIAGYSTDLHSIGQMVQQGQRNMMETLFVVESPLSKMKVPQVENDTDQLNYLDGKLFHDINKSAREGTVQAHREGGVPVVEIILEKLNAQQLGHLIYFYELMTAVYVYMLEVNPFNQPGVENYKQAMYRLLGKR; via the coding sequence ATGATTAAAATTAAATTAGATAATGCAGTAGACTTTGTTGAAGAGAGTGAACTAGAAAGTGCTCTTCAACAAGCTGAGAAAGCATTTAAGCAAGTAGTGGATGGCACCGGACCGGGCAACGACTGGTTGGGATGGAGAAGAATCCTTGCCGAACCAAATGATGCTGAAATTGACCAGATTCAGCAACATGCCACAAAAATTCGTGAAGATGCTGATATCTTTATTGTATGCGGTATTGGTGGATCATTCACCGGAGCAAAAGCCATCATTGAAGCACTGAATATGCCATTCAATGAACAGGGCCCGGAAATATTATTTGCCGGGCACCATATGAGCGGAAGATACCTGGAACAGCTTCTCAAATATATCCAGGCTCCAAAAGAGAACGGTGATCCTAAAAGTGTTTATTTGAATGTGATTTCCAAGTCCGGTTCCACATTGGAAACAGCCCTGGCATTCAGAACCATCCGAAAATGGATGCACGAGGCGTATGGTGATGAAGCAAAAAGTAGAATTGTTGCCACTACTGGCCAAACCGGCGGTGTACTGAATAAAATTATTGCAGAAGAGGGATACAAAAAGTACATCATTCCGGAAGACATCGGGGGCAGATATTCTGTTTTGACACCGGTTGGATTGTTACCGGTAGCCGTGGCCGGGATTGATGTTCAGACCCTTTATTATGGAGCAGTTGCCGAATTTGAATTACAGGAGAAGAATCCTGAAACAGTATTAAAATACTCTGCTTTGCGCTATACACTGCATAAGAAAGGGGTTGCATTGGATGTAATTGGTTCATTTGAACCGGAGTTGATGGGTTTTGCAGCATGGACACAGCAGCTTTTAGGTGAAAGTGAAGGAAAGAAAGGCAAGGGATTGTTTCCTGCCATTGCAGGTTACTCCACTGATCTGCATAGTATAGGTCAGATGGTTCAGCAGGGCCAGCGAAACATGATGGAGACACTCTTTGTCGTTGAAAGTCCGCTTTCTAAAATGAAAGTACCCCAGGTAGAAAATGATACAGATCAATTAAACTACTTGGATGGTAAGCTCTTTCATGATATTAATAAGAGTGCACGGGAAGGAACAGTCCAGGCACACAGGGAAGGGGGCGTACCGGTTGTAGAAATTATTCTCGAAAAACTTAATGCCCAGCAACTTGGTCATCTGATTTACTTTTACGAATTGATGACCGCTGTTTACGTTTATATGTTGGAAGTTAATCCGTTCAACCAACCCGGTGTGGAAAATTATAAACAGGCGATGTACCGACTATTGGGGAAAAGGTAA
- the plsX gene encoding phosphate acyltransferase PlsX, producing the protein MLIAVDAVGGDHYPKNPVLGAIEALKVDDSIEILLLGPEDLIQTELLGLEYDQNRLHIQHAPEIIGMQDSPSAAVKSKRSSSIAIGISAHKNGDCDAFVSAGNTGALLAASTLILGKLEGVIRPTISATYPTLKGISLLIDAGANLDLKPEMYLQFAKMGSIFSTEILNKSNPTIGLLNIGEEPEKGTDCHKEVYKLLSELDEFKGNIEGKDILYGATDIYLTDGFTGNVVLKFGESIPGVLKLLLSKTMEEEKVAPEVQKQLYTILTKGLNTFNYEHVGGVPFLGVNGTSLVGHGGSSPMAIKNMILNAAQCVTHKLNDKIVASLN; encoded by the coding sequence ATGCTGATTGCTGTTGATGCTGTAGGCGGAGACCATTATCCTAAAAATCCTGTTTTGGGTGCAATTGAAGCCCTGAAAGTAGACGACTCAATTGAAATTCTACTTTTAGGTCCTGAAGATCTTATCCAAACTGAATTGTTAGGTTTGGAGTATGATCAGAATCGTTTACATATTCAGCATGCACCCGAAATTATAGGGATGCAAGATTCACCTTCTGCTGCAGTTAAGAGCAAGCGCTCTTCTTCAATAGCAATAGGTATTTCGGCACATAAAAATGGCGATTGCGATGCTTTTGTCAGTGCCGGGAATACGGGTGCCCTGTTGGCGGCCTCAACACTTATTCTCGGAAAACTTGAGGGTGTGATCAGGCCTACCATTTCTGCAACCTATCCAACCCTGAAAGGCATCAGTCTTTTAATAGACGCCGGTGCTAATTTAGATTTGAAGCCTGAGATGTATCTTCAGTTTGCAAAGATGGGTTCAATTTTTTCGACAGAGATTCTAAATAAATCCAATCCAACTATTGGGCTTCTAAATATTGGTGAAGAACCTGAAAAGGGAACAGATTGCCATAAGGAGGTCTATAAGCTTTTAAGTGAACTTGATGAATTTAAAGGTAATATAGAGGGTAAGGATATCTTATACGGAGCAACAGATATTTATCTTACTGATGGATTTACCGGAAATGTAGTTCTGAAATTCGGTGAATCTATTCCGGGTGTTTTGAAATTACTTCTTTCCAAGACAATGGAAGAAGAGAAAGTTGCTCCCGAAGTGCAAAAGCAATTATATACCATTCTTACGAAAGGTTTGAATACTTTCAACTACGAGCATGTTGGGGGTGTTCCCTTTTTGGGCGTAAACGGAACAAGTTTGGTTGGTCATGGAGGAAGTTCTCCTATGGCAATCAAAAATATGATTCTAAACGCAGCTCAATGCGTTACTCACAAGCTCAATGACAAAATCGTAGCTTCTCTAAACTAA
- a CDS encoding beta-ketoacyl-ACP synthase III: MAFKRAKITGVGKYLPEYVLTNEELEKYVETNDEWIRSRTGIEERRILKDPDKATSFMATNAAEEALKDANVKADEIDLVIVATVTPDYLFPATAALVQKRIGAKKAFAFDLSAACSGFLFALSTAGSMIESGRIKKALVIGADKMSSIIDFTDRSTCILFGDAAGAVVLEESDQDDGIVDFIQYTEGDENCMLYQPAGGSLNPASEETVKNKQHYIRQDGRSVFKKATEGMADVSLEIMEKNNLDADDVAWLVPHQANLRIIDATARRMGLSKDKVMVNINKYGNTTAATIPLCLDDWKDSLKKGDNIILSAFGGGLTWGAIYLKWSK, translated from the coding sequence ATGGCTTTTAAGCGAGCAAAAATTACAGGTGTGGGTAAATACCTTCCTGAATATGTGTTAACCAACGAAGAACTGGAAAAATACGTAGAAACGAACGATGAGTGGATCAGGTCCAGAACCGGAATTGAGGAACGAAGAATTTTAAAAGACCCTGATAAAGCAACTTCCTTTATGGCTACCAATGCTGCTGAAGAAGCTTTGAAGGATGCCAATGTGAAAGCTGATGAGATTGACCTTGTAATTGTAGCTACCGTCACACCGGATTATCTTTTTCCCGCAACGGCAGCTCTTGTTCAAAAACGGATCGGTGCTAAAAAAGCATTTGCTTTCGATCTGTCGGCTGCATGTTCCGGCTTTCTTTTTGCACTTTCTACAGCAGGATCTATGATAGAATCCGGTCGTATTAAAAAAGCACTGGTAATCGGTGCCGACAAGATGAGTTCGATCATAGATTTTACCGACCGTTCCACTTGTATTCTCTTTGGTGATGCTGCCGGTGCAGTTGTGCTTGAAGAGAGTGATCAGGATGATGGAATTGTCGATTTTATACAGTATACAGAAGGTGATGAAAATTGTATGCTTTATCAGCCGGCAGGGGGAAGTTTAAATCCTGCATCGGAAGAGACGGTTAAAAATAAACAGCACTATATCCGCCAGGATGGCCGATCGGTTTTTAAGAAAGCAACAGAAGGCATGGCGGATGTCTCTCTGGAGATAATGGAGAAAAACAATCTGGATGCCGATGATGTGGCTTGGCTGGTTCCTCATCAGGCAAATCTGCGGATAATTGATGCCACAGCTCGCAGAATGGGACTCAGTAAGGATAAGGTGATGGTAAACATCAATAAATATGGCAACACCACAGCTGCTACAATACCTCTCTGTTTGGATGACTGGAAAGATAGCCTGAAGAAGGGCGATAATATCATTCTTTCTGCATTTGGCGGGGGCTTGACATGGGGTGCCATCTATTTAAAATGGAGCAAGTAA
- a CDS encoding deoxynucleoside kinase — protein MDNNNSKNKYVAIAGNIGAGKSSLTRLLGKNFNWKPYYESVDDNPYLSDFYDDMRRWSFNLQIYFLSSRFRHQKEIQESDLNLIQDRTIYEDVEIFAKNLFDMGLMSDRDYENYKSLFHEMVNYLRPPDLLIYLRAEVPTLVRQIQQRGRTYENTIRIEYLEKLNGLYENWIDRYEHEKLIIDTDDLDFVNDSEDLGKIISLVEQRLYGLFN, from the coding sequence ATGGATAACAATAACAGCAAAAATAAGTACGTTGCGATAGCCGGCAATATTGGCGCAGGGAAATCTTCTTTAACCCGGCTGCTTGGAAAGAATTTTAACTGGAAGCCCTACTACGAGTCTGTGGATGATAATCCATATTTGTCGGATTTTTATGACGATATGAGGAGATGGAGTTTTAACCTTCAAATCTACTTTCTGTCGAGCAGGTTTCGTCATCAAAAAGAGATACAGGAATCAGATCTTAACCTGATTCAGGATCGTACGATATACGAAGATGTGGAAATCTTTGCCAAGAACCTGTTTGATATGGGTTTGATGAGTGACAGGGACTATGAAAATTATAAGTCTCTGTTTCACGAAATGGTTAACTATCTGCGTCCGCCGGACCTTTTGATCTACCTGAGAGCTGAAGTTCCGACTTTGGTCAGGCAAATTCAGCAAAGGGGGAGAACCTACGAAAACACAATTCGTATTGAATATCTTGAAAAATTGAATGGTTTATATGAAAACTGGATCGACCGTTATGAGCACGAAAAATTGATTATTGATACAGATGATCTTGATTTTGTGAACGACAGTGAAGATCTCGGTAAGATCATCTCCTTAGTTGAACAACGCCTTTACGGACTCTTTAATTAA
- the rpmF gene encoding 50S ribosomal protein L32, which produces MAHPKRKTSKTRRDKRRSHHRVAEIPLSECTNCGAMHRYHHVCMECGYYRGRQVLNVSK; this is translated from the coding sequence ATGGCGCATCCTAAACGAAAGACATCCAAAACCCGCAGAGATAAAAGAAGATCTCACCACAGAGTAGCTGAAATACCGTTGTCAGAATGTACAAACTGCGGAGCAATGCACCGGTATCATCATGTTTGCATGGAGTGCGGCTATTATCGCGGCCGTCAGGTACTGAATGTTTCCAAATAA
- the pfkA gene encoding 6-phosphofructokinase, with protein MKKIGVLTSGGDSPGMNAAFRAIVRTAHGLDIDVLAIRHGYKGLINDDISKVTSNDVSNIIQRGGTVLKSARCDEFREPEGRAEAAKVLEKHGIEALVTIGGDGTFQGAALLAKEHDINVIGVPATIDNDLVGSDETIGYDTALNTAMEAIDKIRDTADAHDRLFLVEVMGRDAGFIALETGIAGGAELILLPESLTDIDEVKSSLNKVLSEQRRSSLVVIAEGDETGGAMKISEALKPDFSKYEMRVCILGHVQRGGNPTARDRVLASRLGSAAVTVLKEGHSQVMVGVVNNKIKLTPLKMTFGKKKDINFDLVELAKMLR; from the coding sequence TTGAAAAAAATAGGTGTTTTAACAAGTGGGGGAGATTCTCCCGGAATGAATGCAGCTTTCAGGGCAATCGTTCGAACAGCTCACGGACTTGATATTGATGTTTTAGCTATTCGACATGGCTACAAAGGTTTGATTAATGATGATATTTCAAAAGTTACTTCTAATGATGTATCGAACATTATTCAACGAGGCGGAACTGTACTGAAATCAGCCAGATGCGATGAATTTCGAGAACCGGAAGGCCGAGCTGAGGCTGCAAAGGTTTTAGAAAAACATGGAATTGAAGCATTAGTTACAATTGGAGGAGATGGGACTTTTCAGGGTGCTGCTCTTTTGGCCAAAGAGCATGACATTAATGTAATTGGTGTACCGGCTACTATCGATAACGATCTGGTAGGATCTGATGAAACCATCGGATATGATACTGCTCTTAATACAGCAATGGAAGCGATTGATAAAATCCGTGATACAGCAGATGCACACGATCGTCTATTCTTAGTGGAAGTTATGGGACGTGATGCCGGGTTTATTGCGCTCGAAACGGGTATTGCAGGTGGGGCTGAATTGATCCTCTTGCCTGAATCTCTAACTGATATTGATGAAGTAAAATCTTCTCTCAATAAAGTACTCAGCGAACAGCGAAGAAGCAGCTTGGTTGTAATTGCAGAAGGAGATGAAACCGGCGGAGCAATGAAAATTTCTGAAGCTTTAAAGCCAGACTTCAGTAAATATGAAATGAGAGTTTGTATTCTGGGTCACGTACAGCGTGGTGGCAACCCAACTGCGAGAGATCGTGTACTTGCCAGTCGATTAGGTTCTGCAGCTGTTACCGTTTTGAAAGAGGGGCATAGTCAGGTAATGGTTGGCGTGGTAAACAACAAAATCAAATTGACTCCCCTGAAGATGACATTTGGTAAAAAGAAAGACATCAATTTCGATCTTGTTGAATTAGCTAAAATGCTGAGGTAA
- a CDS encoding YceD family protein yields MKTSKLTFRLQEIPDGESNKSVALGDAELDFNDEVSLKKANVEINFYKTDHFVQVKFSVIADLNLVCDRTLEPFVYKTEGSYHIVFEPNPVEESETEEGAIRQIPADDLLINIDKEVRDTILLNLPIRKIHPDLLDSDGKPEKFETQSFGPQPDEEELIDPRWEKLKKLK; encoded by the coding sequence GTGAAAACATCAAAACTAACATTTCGGCTCCAGGAAATACCTGATGGTGAAAGCAACAAAAGTGTTGCTCTTGGGGATGCTGAACTTGATTTTAATGATGAAGTATCGCTGAAGAAGGCCAACGTTGAGATCAATTTTTATAAAACAGATCACTTCGTTCAGGTTAAATTCAGTGTAATTGCAGATTTAAACCTGGTTTGTGATCGTACTTTAGAGCCGTTTGTATATAAAACAGAGGGTTCTTATCACATAGTATTCGAACCGAATCCTGTTGAAGAAAGTGAAACAGAGGAAGGGGCGATCCGGCAAATACCGGCAGATGATCTGTTGATAAATATTGATAAGGAGGTGAGGGATACCATTTTACTGAATCTTCCAATTCGTAAAATTCATCCTGACTTGTTAGATTCTGACGGAAAACCGGAAAAATTTGAAACTCAATCGTTTGGTCCTCAACCTGATGAAGAGGAACTGATTGATCCCAGATGGGAAAAATTGAAAAAATTAAAGTAA
- a CDS encoding polyprenyl synthetase family protein: protein MASEALLKKDDSTTNDLSLKEITAPIQNDLTTFRTFFKNELRSDVFVLDQIIQYLLRQKGKEIRPTLVFMTARMFGKIDNRSFVAATMIELLHTATLIHDDVVDEADLRRDFLSINKLWKNKAGVLLGDFLLSKGLLVALDHKEYQLLHVLSDAVRKMSEGELRQLKTSKLFNMTEERYFQIISEKTASLISACCECGAIAATDDEKVMSGMREIGMNIGIAFQIKDDLFDYGIDNVGKPTRNDIQERKVTLPLIKALEKAPALEQLKIRRLMKKRKKKTSNVNEIVNFVHKYDGLKEAEKSMGEYAEKALKTLNALPVQQGAEDFVSLIQFIINRKK, encoded by the coding sequence ATGGCCTCAGAGGCATTATTAAAAAAAGACGATTCAACCACTAACGATCTATCTCTCAAGGAGATAACTGCGCCTATACAAAACGACCTCACCACATTCAGAACCTTTTTCAAAAATGAACTGAGAAGTGATGTTTTTGTCTTAGACCAGATTATACAGTATTTACTGCGGCAGAAAGGTAAGGAAATCCGCCCCACCCTTGTGTTTATGACTGCCAGAATGTTTGGCAAAATTGATAATCGGAGCTTTGTAGCCGCAACTATGATTGAGCTTCTTCATACGGCTACCTTAATTCATGATGATGTTGTGGATGAAGCCGATCTTCGTCGTGATTTCCTGAGTATAAATAAACTGTGGAAAAATAAAGCCGGTGTATTATTGGGAGATTTCCTCCTTTCCAAAGGGCTTTTGGTAGCATTGGACCATAAAGAGTATCAGCTTTTGCATGTACTCTCTGATGCTGTTCGTAAGATGAGTGAAGGAGAGCTGAGACAGCTCAAGACTTCCAAACTTTTTAATATGACGGAAGAGCGCTACTTCCAGATCATTTCTGAAAAAACAGCCAGCTTGATTTCTGCATGTTGCGAATGCGGGGCTATAGCTGCTACCGATGACGAAAAAGTCATGAGTGGTATGAGAGAAATTGGCATGAATATCGGAATCGCCTTCCAGATCAAAGACGACCTGTTTGATTACGGCATTGATAATGTTGGTAAACCCACCCGAAATGACATTCAGGAGCGGAAGGTTACTCTGCCATTGATTAAAGCATTAGAAAAGGCACCCGCGTTGGAGCAGTTGAAAATCCGTCGGCTCATGAAAAAGCGTAAGAAGAAGACGTCTAATGTAAATGAAATTGTAAATTTTGTACATAAATACGACGGATTGAAAGAAGCCGAAAAAAGTATGGGAGAGTATGCTG